In the Bradyrhizobium guangzhouense genome, one interval contains:
- a CDS encoding NfeD family protein, producing the protein MQIMKAALVAAIGIVACLACLRPGSAEDHRRLALTVTIDGAIGPASASYVKEALAKASERRAEIVILRMNTPGGLNSSMREIIADILGSTVPVAGYVAPAGAHAASAGTYILYATHIAAMAPGTNIGAATPVQIGGSLPGLPSGTPDKDSKDKKDEPKDAMTAKVTNDAVAFIRSLAELRGRNADWAEKAVREAATLSANGALQAHAIDLVARDEADLLRQIDGRVVELGGGTTQRLATRDAVIEAVDPGGISRFLAVITDPNVAFILLMVGIYGLIFEFMSPGTVAPGVVGTICLLLGLYALNMLPINYAGLGLMLVGIALLAIEAFNPTVVIGLGGVVAFVLGAIMLVRVEAPGYRLSWSLIAVVAAIFSGFVLVVLGALRRARRGSPRVGAQAMRGLIAEVLDWNENEGHVFTHGERWQARGADSFKPGERVEVANIVDLTLVVRRPSGEGGQV; encoded by the coding sequence GTGCAGATCATGAAGGCGGCCCTCGTTGCGGCGATCGGCATCGTCGCCTGTCTTGCCTGCCTCCGTCCCGGCTCAGCGGAGGATCACCGCCGTCTTGCACTCACCGTCACAATCGACGGCGCCATCGGACCTGCGTCGGCGAGCTATGTGAAGGAGGCGCTGGCCAAGGCCAGCGAACGGCGCGCCGAGATCGTGATCCTTCGCATGAATACGCCCGGCGGCCTCAATTCCAGCATGCGCGAGATCATCGCGGATATACTTGGCTCGACCGTTCCTGTCGCCGGCTACGTTGCGCCGGCCGGCGCCCACGCGGCAAGCGCCGGGACCTATATCCTCTATGCGACCCATATCGCGGCGATGGCGCCGGGCACCAATATCGGTGCGGCCACGCCGGTGCAGATTGGCGGATCGCTTCCGGGCCTGCCGAGCGGTACGCCGGACAAGGACAGCAAGGACAAGAAAGACGAGCCGAAGGACGCGATGACGGCGAAGGTGACGAACGACGCCGTCGCCTTCATCCGCAGCCTTGCCGAACTGCGCGGCCGCAATGCCGATTGGGCGGAGAAGGCGGTCCGCGAAGCGGCCACGTTGTCCGCCAACGGCGCGCTGCAGGCGCACGCCATCGACCTTGTCGCGCGCGATGAGGCCGATTTGCTCAGGCAGATCGACGGTCGCGTGGTCGAGCTCGGCGGCGGCACGACGCAGCGCCTGGCAACACGGGATGCCGTCATCGAAGCCGTCGATCCCGGCGGGATCTCCCGATTCCTCGCCGTCATCACCGATCCCAACGTCGCGTTCATTCTTCTGATGGTCGGCATTTATGGCCTCATCTTCGAGTTCATGTCGCCCGGCACCGTTGCTCCAGGCGTGGTCGGGACGATCTGCCTGCTGCTCGGCCTCTACGCCCTCAATATGCTGCCGATCAATTATGCCGGGCTCGGTCTGATGCTGGTCGGCATCGCGCTCCTCGCCATCGAAGCCTTCAATCCGACCGTGGTGATCGGTCTTGGCGGCGTCGTCGCCTTTGTGCTGGGCGCCATCATGCTGGTCAGGGTCGAAGCGCCCGGCTACCGGCTGTCGTGGTCGCTCATCGCCGTCGTCGCGGCGATCTTCTCGGGTTTCGTTTTGGTCGTGCTCGGCGCGCTCCGGCGCGCCCGCCGCGGCTCGCCACGGGTCGGTGCGCAGGCCATGCGAGGCCTGATCGCCGAGGTGCTCGACTGGAACGAGAACGAGGGGCATGTCTTTACGCATGGCGAACGCTGGCAAGCGCGCGGCGCCGACAGCTTCAAGCCCGGTGAGAGAGTCGAGGTCGCAAATATCGTCGACTTGACCCTGGTAGTTCGGCGGCCGAGCGGTGAGGGAGGTCAGGTCTGA
- a CDS encoding multicopper oxidase domain-containing protein, which produces MRQRIFAPDRRQVLAGLGASLAAPVAGFIAGGAAPLPTSQALLQAKPATLDLRQDQTATPIWELAAASHTKGVHLRRGDLCEVVFRNDLPVPLAPAWYGLNGVEDPYWRRAPTAPGATETSTISILSAGTLLVDFRLFESGLKQHARPLPIVAAETTPIAVDRDEVLLIEEWRLRPDGTAVPPGEDPKDAMSLYTINGLTSFELSALGNQRLRLRFINGSQRSVLAIKLEGHDVQVMALDGQPAEPFPARNGALVLAPGARVDAFVDTARSAQFLLHDGKEARRIGALMLTGWLERRAPLLAPRPLPSNDLPEKLDLKGALRLDVTLGAPDTGWARTANLSTASDPAFRIKAGRTVVLALKNPASVATVFCLHGHHFRLLDKLDDGWKPYWLDTLAIAPGQTERIAFAATSPGRWLIESVVTDWAAPRLVRWYGVE; this is translated from the coding sequence ATGAGACAGCGGATTTTTGCCCCCGATCGGCGCCAGGTTTTGGCCGGGCTGGGAGCTTCCCTCGCAGCCCCGGTGGCCGGGTTCATCGCGGGCGGCGCGGCCCCGCTGCCGACCTCCCAGGCCCTTCTCCAGGCCAAGCCCGCAACCTTGGATCTGAGGCAGGACCAGACAGCGACACCGATCTGGGAGCTTGCCGCCGCAAGCCATACCAAGGGCGTCCATCTCCGGCGTGGCGATCTCTGCGAAGTGGTGTTTCGAAATGACCTGCCCGTGCCGCTGGCGCCAGCCTGGTACGGCCTCAACGGTGTGGAAGACCCTTATTGGAGGCGCGCGCCGACAGCACCCGGGGCGACAGAAACATCAACAATTTCAATATTATCAGCCGGAACCTTGCTGGTTGACTTTCGCCTGTTCGAGAGCGGACTGAAGCAGCACGCTCGGCCGCTTCCGATCGTTGCCGCCGAGACGACCCCCATCGCCGTCGATCGCGACGAAGTCCTGCTGATCGAGGAATGGCGCCTGAGGCCGGATGGCACCGCGGTCCCACCGGGCGAGGATCCGAAGGACGCCATGTCGCTCTATACGATCAACGGACTGACTTCATTCGAACTCTCAGCCCTGGGCAACCAGCGACTGCGGCTGCGCTTTATCAATGGCTCGCAACGTTCTGTTCTGGCGATCAAATTGGAGGGCCACGACGTCCAGGTCATGGCCCTCGACGGCCAGCCTGCCGAACCGTTCCCGGCGCGCAACGGCGCCCTGGTGCTGGCTCCGGGCGCGCGCGTCGACGCATTTGTGGACACGGCCAGATCGGCCCAATTCCTGCTCCACGATGGCAAGGAGGCGCGCCGGATTGGGGCTCTCATGCTCACCGGCTGGTTGGAGCGGCGTGCGCCTCTCCTGGCGCCGCGGCCGCTGCCCTCGAACGATCTGCCCGAAAAGCTCGACCTCAAAGGGGCCCTGCGGCTGGATGTCACGCTCGGCGCGCCCGACACCGGATGGGCGCGGACAGCAAACCTCTCCACCGCCTCGGACCCCGCCTTCCGGATCAAGGCCGGCCGCACCGTCGTACTCGCCTTGAAGAACCCCGCCTCCGTCGCCACCGTCTTCTGTCTGCATGGCCACCATTTCCGCCTTCTCGACAAGCTCGACGATGGCTGGAAGCCCTACTGGCTCGACACGCTCGCCATCGCGCCCGGCCAGACTGAACGCATCGCCTTCGCTGCGACCTCGCCGGGGCGATGGCTGATCGAATCCGTCGTGACCGATTGGGCCGCACCGCGGCTGGTGCGCTGGTACGGCGTGGAGTGA
- the tig gene encoding trigger factor, which produces MQVTETLSEGLKHEFKISVPASDLDAKAGAKLVDLKDKVRLNGFRPGKVPVTHLKKVYGRSVMAETIDQTIRDTNTQLFSERGFKLATEPKITMPTEQAEVEELLSGKTDLTYTVAIEVVPAIALADFKTFQVEKPVADVSDSDVDEAIKRIADTNRGYAAKAEGEKAASGDRVTINFKGTINGEAFEGGTGEGIQVAIGSNTFIPGFEEQLIGIGANETRTLKVSFPKNYMSEKLAGQPAEFETTATLIEAPQDIAIDDEFAKTLGLESLDKLKEAARERLAAEFAGATRQRVKRALLDRLDEAHRFEAPPSLVDEEFNLMWNSVKAEMDSAGKTFADEDTTEDKAKEEYRKIADRRVRLGLVLSEIGEKNKITVTDDEVGRAVIERARQMPGREKEVWDFYRNNAQALAQLRAPIYEDKVVDFILELANVTEKKVSREDLYKDDEEKTAA; this is translated from the coding sequence ATGCAGGTCACAGAAACCCTCTCCGAAGGTTTGAAGCACGAGTTCAAGATCAGCGTTCCCGCGTCTGATCTCGACGCCAAGGCTGGCGCCAAGCTCGTCGACCTCAAGGACAAGGTACGCCTCAACGGCTTCCGTCCCGGCAAGGTGCCGGTCACTCACCTCAAGAAGGTCTATGGCCGCTCGGTGATGGCCGAGACCATCGACCAGACCATCCGCGACACCAACACCCAGCTGTTTTCCGAGCGCGGCTTCAAGCTCGCAACCGAGCCGAAGATCACGATGCCGACCGAACAGGCTGAGGTCGAGGAGCTGCTGAGCGGGAAGACCGATCTGACCTACACGGTCGCGATCGAAGTGGTGCCCGCCATCGCGCTCGCCGACTTCAAGACCTTCCAGGTCGAGAAGCCCGTCGCCGACGTGTCCGATTCGGACGTCGACGAGGCGATCAAGCGCATCGCCGACACCAACCGCGGCTATGCCGCCAAGGCCGAGGGCGAGAAGGCCGCTTCCGGCGACCGCGTCACCATCAACTTTAAGGGCACCATCAACGGCGAAGCCTTCGAGGGTGGCACCGGTGAGGGCATCCAGGTCGCGATCGGCTCCAACACCTTCATTCCGGGCTTCGAGGAGCAGCTCATCGGCATTGGCGCGAACGAGACGCGCACGCTGAAAGTCTCGTTCCCCAAGAACTACATGAGCGAGAAGCTCGCCGGCCAGCCGGCCGAGTTCGAGACCACCGCGACGCTGATCGAAGCGCCGCAGGACATCGCGATCGACGACGAGTTTGCCAAGACGCTCGGCCTGGAGTCGCTGGACAAGCTGAAGGAAGCTGCCCGCGAGCGCCTGGCTGCCGAGTTCGCCGGCGCGACTCGCCAGCGCGTCAAGCGTGCGCTGCTCGATCGTCTCGATGAGGCGCATCGCTTCGAGGCGCCGCCCTCGCTGGTCGACGAGGAGTTCAACCTGATGTGGAACTCGGTCAAGGCCGAGATGGACTCCGCCGGCAAGACTTTTGCCGACGAGGACACCACCGAGGACAAGGCCAAGGAAGAGTACCGCAAGATCGCCGACCGCCGCGTGCGTCTCGGCCTCGTGCTCTCGGAGATCGGCGAGAAGAACAAGATCACCGTCACGGACGACGAAGTCGGCCGCGCGGTGATCGAGCGTGCGCGGCAGATGCCGGGCCGCGAGAAGGAAGTCTGGGACTTCTATCGCAACAATGCCCAGGCATTGGCCCAGCTTCGTGCACCGATCTATGAGGACAAGGTCGTCGACTTCATCCTCGAGCTCGCCAACGTGACCGAGAAGAAGGTCTCGCGCGAGGACCTGTACAAGGACGACGAGGAAAAGACCGCGGCCTGA
- the glnA gene encoding type I glutamate--ammonia ligase, translating to MKTAKDVLKSIKDNDVKYVDLRFTDPRGKWQHVTFDVSMIDEDIFAEGTMFDGSSIAGWKAINESDMCLMPDPVTATIDPFFAETTMVITCDVLEPTTGEPYNRDPRGIAKKAEAMVKSMGVGDSVFVGPEAEFFVFDDVRYSSDPYKTGFRLDSSELPINADTEYEGGNLGHRIRTKGGYFPVPPQDSVQDMRSEMLGAMAKMGVKVEKHHHEVASAQHELGMKFDTLTLMADHMQIYKYCIHQVAHIYGKTATFMPKPVYGDNGSGMHVHQSIWKDGKPVFAGNKYADLSETCLHYIGGIIKHAKAINAFTNPSTNSYKRLVPGYEAPVLLAYSARNRSASCRIPYTASPKAKRVEVRFPDPMANPYLGFAAMLMAGLDGIKNKIDPGPAMDKDLYDLPKEELKQIPTVCGSLREALENLDKDRGFLKNGGVFDDDFIDAYIELKMTEVARFEMTPHPVEFEMYYSG from the coding sequence ATGAAGACCGCCAAAGACGTCCTGAAATCGATCAAGGACAACGACGTCAAGTACGTCGACCTGCGCTTCACCGATCCGCGCGGCAAGTGGCAGCACGTCACGTTCGACGTCAGCATGATCGATGAGGACATTTTCGCCGAAGGAACGATGTTCGACGGCTCCTCGATCGCCGGCTGGAAGGCGATCAACGAGTCCGACATGTGCCTGATGCCCGATCCGGTGACCGCGACGATCGATCCGTTCTTCGCCGAAACCACCATGGTCATCACCTGCGACGTGCTCGAGCCGACCACCGGCGAACCCTACAACCGCGACCCCCGCGGCATCGCCAAGAAGGCCGAGGCCATGGTGAAGTCGATGGGCGTGGGCGACAGCGTGTTCGTCGGCCCCGAAGCCGAGTTCTTCGTGTTCGACGACGTGCGCTATTCGTCCGATCCCTACAAGACCGGTTTCCGGCTCGACTCCTCGGAGCTGCCGATCAACGCCGACACCGAATATGAAGGCGGTAATCTCGGCCACCGCATCCGCACCAAGGGCGGCTACTTCCCCGTGCCGCCGCAGGACTCGGTGCAGGACATGCGCTCGGAAATGCTCGGCGCCATGGCCAAGATGGGCGTCAAGGTCGAGAAGCATCACCACGAGGTCGCGTCCGCCCAGCACGAGCTCGGAATGAAGTTCGACACGCTGACGCTGATGGCCGACCACATGCAGATCTACAAATACTGCATCCACCAGGTCGCGCACATCTACGGCAAGACCGCCACCTTCATGCCGAAGCCGGTCTATGGCGACAACGGCTCGGGCATGCACGTGCACCAGTCGATCTGGAAGGACGGCAAGCCGGTGTTCGCCGGCAACAAATATGCCGACCTCTCGGAGACCTGCCTCCACTACATCGGCGGCATCATCAAGCACGCCAAGGCGATCAACGCCTTCACCAACCCGTCGACCAACTCCTACAAGCGTCTGGTCCCGGGCTATGAGGCCCCCGTGCTGCTCGCCTACTCCGCGCGCAACCGCTCGGCCTCCTGCCGCATCCCCTACACCGCTTCGCCGAAGGCCAAGCGCGTCGAGGTGCGCTTCCCCGATCCGATGGCCAACCCCTATCTCGGCTTCGCCGCGATGCTGATGGCGGGCCTCGACGGCATCAAGAACAAGATCGATCCGGGTCCGGCGATGGACAAGGACCTCTACGATCTGCCGAAGGAAGAGCTGAAGCAGATCCCGACCGTTTGCGGTTCGCTCCGCGAAGCGCTCGAGAACCTCGACAAGGATCGCGGTTTCCTCAAGAACGGCGGCGTGTTCGACGACGACTTCATCGATGCCTACATCGAGCTGAAGATGACCGAGGTCGCCCGTTTTGAAATGACCCCGCATCCGGTCGAATTCGAGATGTACTATTCGGGCTAA
- a CDS encoding slipin family protein — MFEYSLYAALLLIVILFLTQAVRILREYERGVIFTLGRFTAVKGPGLVILIPVAQQLVKVDLRVMVQVVPPQDVISRDNVSVKVNAVLYFRIVDPERAIIKVGDYMAATSQLAQTTLRSVLGKHELDEMLAERDRLNADIQEILDKQTDVWGIKVTGIEIKDVDINETMVRAIAKQAEAERLRRAKVINAMGEQQAAEKLVEAGRILAQEPQAMQLRYFAALHDIAGERSSTIVFPLPTGLLDHLTSRREAT, encoded by the coding sequence ATGTTCGAATATTCGCTTTATGCAGCGCTCTTGCTGATCGTCATCCTGTTTCTCACCCAGGCCGTTCGCATCCTCAGGGAATACGAGCGCGGGGTGATCTTCACGCTCGGCCGCTTCACCGCGGTGAAGGGGCCGGGCCTCGTCATCCTGATTCCGGTCGCGCAGCAGTTGGTCAAGGTCGACCTCAGGGTGATGGTGCAGGTGGTGCCGCCCCAGGATGTAATTTCGCGCGACAACGTCTCGGTCAAGGTCAATGCCGTTCTCTACTTCCGCATCGTCGATCCCGAGCGCGCCATCATCAAGGTCGGCGACTACATGGCCGCGACCAGTCAGCTCGCCCAGACCACGCTGCGCTCGGTGCTTGGCAAGCACGAGCTCGACGAGATGCTCGCCGAACGCGACAGGTTGAACGCCGACATCCAGGAAATCCTCGACAAGCAGACCGACGTCTGGGGCATCAAGGTGACCGGCATCGAGATCAAGGATGTCGATATCAACGAAACCATGGTGCGCGCGATCGCCAAGCAGGCCGAAGCGGAACGGTTGCGGCGCGCCAAGGTGATCAACGCGATGGGCGAACAGCAGGCCGCCGAAAAATTGGTCGAGGCCGGCCGGATTCTCGCACAGGAGCCGCAGGCGATGCAGCTGCGCTACTTCGCGGCGCTGCACGACATCGCCGGCGAGCGGTCGTCGACCATCGTGTTTCCGTTGCCGACCGGATTGCTGGATCATCTGACGTCGCGGCGTGAGGCGACGTGA
- a CDS encoding antibiotic biosynthesis monooxygenase family protein, with protein MITEIAQIDVKPGSEKDFEAAVAKAKAAFGRSKGFHGFELHKSIEKPQRYRLMVKWATLENHTVDFRGSENFTEWRGLVGQYFASPPEVEHTETVLTT; from the coding sequence ATGATCACCGAGATCGCGCAAATCGACGTCAAGCCGGGCAGCGAGAAGGACTTCGAGGCCGCCGTCGCCAAGGCCAAGGCCGCCTTCGGCCGTTCCAAGGGCTTTCACGGTTTCGAGCTGCATAAGTCGATCGAGAAGCCGCAGCGCTACCGGTTGATGGTGAAATGGGCGACGCTGGAGAACCACACCGTCGATTTCCGCGGCTCCGAGAACTTCACCGAATGGCGCGGCCTCGTCGGCCAGTATTTTGCCTCGCCTCCGGAAGTCGAGCACACCGAGACCGTGCTGACGACCTGA
- a CDS encoding gamma-glutamyl-gamma-aminobutyrate hydrolase family protein — MRKPVVGVIGNAHRVENRFQVQMVGERNLRAVAEVSGGLPVMFAGAPDITDIAALLDTVDGIVLTGARANVHPTRFNVDPCEKHEPYDIHRDEVALALSVACVSRGIPLFGICRGLQEMNVAFGGSLHPEIREIPGRMNHRMPRLENGEIHPDPTVVFADRHDVDLTPGGAFAKILGCEKIRVNSLHGQGILDPGKRVLIEGVAEDGTIEAIRIAEAPTFALGVQWHAEYDPQRNPINRKLFEAFGEAMVAKQKAAA; from the coding sequence ATGAGAAAGCCGGTCGTCGGCGTGATCGGGAACGCCCATCGCGTCGAAAATCGATTTCAGGTCCAGATGGTCGGCGAGCGCAATTTGCGCGCCGTGGCCGAGGTTTCAGGCGGCTTGCCGGTGATGTTCGCGGGCGCGCCCGACATCACCGACATCGCAGCGCTGCTCGACACCGTCGACGGTATCGTGCTGACCGGTGCCCGCGCCAACGTGCATCCGACCCGCTTCAACGTGGACCCCTGCGAAAAGCACGAACCCTATGACATCCACCGCGACGAGGTCGCGCTGGCGCTTTCGGTCGCCTGCGTCTCGCGCGGTATTCCGCTGTTCGGCATCTGCCGTGGCCTGCAGGAGATGAACGTCGCTTTTGGCGGCTCGCTGCATCCTGAGATCCGAGAAATCCCCGGCCGCATGAACCACCGCATGCCCCGGCTCGAGAACGGAGAGATCCATCCCGATCCGACCGTCGTGTTCGCCGACCGTCATGATGTCGACCTCACGCCGGGCGGGGCGTTTGCCAAGATTCTCGGCTGCGAGAAAATCCGGGTCAATTCGCTGCACGGGCAGGGTATCCTCGATCCCGGCAAGCGCGTGCTGATCGAAGGCGTCGCCGAAGATGGCACCATCGAGGCGATCCGCATCGCGGAGGCTCCGACCTTCGCGCTCGGTGTGCAATGGCACGCCGAATACGACCCGCAGCGCAATCCAATCAACCGAAAATTGTTCGAGGCGTTCGGCGAAGCGATGGTGGCGAAGCAGAAGGCGGCGGCCTAG
- a CDS encoding AI-2E family transporter codes for MTISGDERSQTRNDLAWAISVGGIGVVLFTAMLVFTWYFAATLLLIFAGMLFGVGLNALTNALGRRVHLPHAVRLAIVCIVLAALLAGVAYLGGATIADQASVLSNTIKSQIAHVRSYLENHGIDTSFFDLGNTNSAAPASAGDTASGPSPNAHGPLPGAGALASSGGAIVSQTFKLLFGAISAVGNIFIVLFLGLAFAAQPSVYHDGLLFLAPAKHRIRATLIIDRIGETLERWLIAQIIVMLAVGLVTWIGLAVIGIPGSFILGIQAGLLAFIPTVGAIIAGVVVVLASLASGWFPALSALILFLGVHAMESYVLTPLLQRQALDIPPATLFAFQILLGVVFGIWGLALALPLVAIAKVMIDHFKTHDAPPLAA; via the coding sequence GTGACGATCTCCGGAGATGAACGGTCCCAGACTCGCAATGATCTCGCCTGGGCCATCTCGGTTGGCGGTATCGGCGTCGTGCTGTTCACGGCCATGTTGGTCTTCACCTGGTACTTTGCCGCCACCCTGCTCCTGATCTTCGCCGGCATGCTGTTCGGCGTCGGCCTCAACGCCTTGACCAACGCACTCGGCCGCCGCGTGCACCTGCCGCATGCGGTGCGGCTTGCGATCGTTTGCATCGTGCTTGCGGCCCTGCTTGCGGGCGTCGCCTATCTCGGCGGGGCGACCATCGCCGATCAGGCGTCGGTGCTCAGCAATACCATCAAGTCGCAGATCGCGCATGTCAGGTCCTACCTGGAGAACCATGGCATCGACACCAGCTTCTTCGATCTCGGCAATACCAATTCCGCGGCCCCCGCCTCCGCGGGCGATACGGCGTCGGGGCCGAGCCCGAATGCACACGGCCCCTTGCCGGGTGCAGGTGCGCTTGCCTCCAGCGGCGGGGCGATCGTGAGCCAGACCTTCAAGCTGCTGTTCGGCGCAATCAGCGCCGTCGGCAACATCTTCATTGTGCTGTTCCTCGGGCTCGCCTTCGCGGCGCAACCCAGTGTCTATCACGACGGACTGCTGTTTCTCGCACCGGCGAAGCACCGCATCCGCGCGACGCTGATCATCGACCGGATCGGCGAGACGCTTGAGCGCTGGCTGATCGCGCAAATCATCGTCATGCTCGCGGTCGGCCTCGTGACCTGGATCGGGCTTGCCGTCATCGGCATCCCCGGCTCGTTCATCCTGGGGATTCAAGCCGGCCTGCTCGCCTTCATCCCGACAGTCGGCGCCATCATCGCCGGCGTCGTCGTGGTGCTGGCGAGTCTCGCCTCGGGCTGGTTCCCCGCGCTATCGGCGCTGATCCTGTTCCTCGGTGTGCACGCGATGGAGAGCTACGTGCTGACGCCGCTGCTGCAGCGGCAGGCGCTGGACATCCCGCCGGCCACGCTGTTCGCGTTCCAGATCCTGCTCGGCGTCGTCTTCGGAATCTGGGGCCTGGCGCTGGCGCTGCCACTGGTCGCCATCGCCAAGGTCATGATCGATCATTTCAAGACGCATGATGCGCCGCCTCTCGCAGCATGA
- a CDS encoding P-II family nitrogen regulator: protein MKKIEAIIKPFKLDEVKEALQEVGLQGITVTEAKGFGRQKGHAELYRGAEYIVDFLPKVKIEIVIGDDLVERAIDAIRRAAQTGRIGDGKIFVSNIEEAIRIRTGESGLDAI, encoded by the coding sequence GTGAAGAAAATCGAAGCCATCATCAAGCCGTTCAAGCTCGACGAGGTGAAGGAAGCGCTTCAGGAAGTCGGCCTCCAGGGCATCACCGTGACCGAGGCCAAGGGTTTTGGCCGCCAGAAGGGCCATGCCGAGCTCTACCGCGGCGCAGAATACATCGTCGACTTCTTGCCCAAGGTGAAAATCGAGATCGTGATCGGCGACGACCTGGTCGAGCGCGCCATCGACGCAATCCGCCGCGCCGCGCAAACCGGGCGCATCGGCGACGGCAAAATCTTCGTCTCCAATATCGAAGAGGCGATCCGCATCCGAACCGGCGAATCGGGGCTGGACGCTATCTGA
- a CDS encoding NAD(P)H-hydrate dehydratase, translating into MEVLTNAEMQRADQLSIAAGTPGFKLMLSAGQAVAAAANALVEEGPILIVAGPGNNGGDGFVAAAELAAQGREVSVILMCERDQLQGDAASAARGWKHPVLPFNPQAIGRPALIIDALFGAGLSRPVDGEAGAMIEAINANGAPVLAVDLPSGINGTSAAVMGMAVNATETVTFFRKKPAHLLLPGRMHCGRVRVADIGIDAQVLDEIAPQTFENDPDFWGAAFPVPRIDGHKYARGHVLAVSGDAAATGAARLAARGSLRAGAGLVTLATPRDALAINASALTSVMVRPVDTAIEFGELLGDRRYNTCMIGPGAGIGERTCDMVHTAISAQRHVVLDADALTSFAANPERLFESIKSEPLAQVVLTPHEGEFPRLFSDLSNKTPGRSKLERVRAAAERSGAVVLLKGPDTTIAAPDGRATIAANAPPWLATAGAGDVLSGIIAGLLAQGVPAFEAACIGVWMHGEAASEAGPGLIAEDLTETLPAVHRRIYNALGIEY; encoded by the coding sequence ATGGAAGTACTGACCAACGCAGAAATGCAGCGCGCGGACCAGCTCAGCATTGCGGCAGGCACGCCCGGCTTCAAGCTGATGCTGAGCGCGGGCCAAGCGGTCGCGGCGGCCGCCAACGCGCTGGTCGAGGAGGGGCCGATCCTGATCGTCGCCGGGCCCGGCAATAATGGCGGCGACGGTTTTGTCGCGGCCGCCGAGCTCGCCGCGCAGGGGCGCGAGGTTTCGGTGATCCTGATGTGCGAGCGCGATCAGCTCCAGGGCGATGCCGCCTCGGCTGCGCGCGGCTGGAAGCATCCGGTGCTGCCGTTCAATCCGCAAGCGATCGGCAGGCCGGCGCTGATCATCGATGCCTTGTTTGGTGCCGGCCTCAGTCGTCCCGTCGACGGTGAGGCGGGCGCGATGATCGAGGCGATCAATGCCAATGGCGCGCCGGTCCTCGCCGTCGATCTGCCGAGCGGCATCAACGGCACCAGTGCGGCGGTGATGGGCATGGCGGTGAACGCCACCGAGACCGTCACCTTCTTCCGCAAGAAGCCTGCGCATTTGCTGCTGCCCGGCCGGATGCATTGCGGCCGCGTGCGCGTTGCCGATATCGGCATCGACGCCCAAGTGCTCGACGAGATCGCACCGCAGACCTTCGAGAACGACCCGGATTTCTGGGGCGCTGCCTTTCCGGTACCGCGCATCGACGGCCACAAATATGCGCGTGGCCATGTGCTGGCGGTGTCCGGCGATGCGGCCGCGACCGGCGCGGCGCGGCTCGCCGCCCGCGGGAGCTTGCGCGCCGGCGCGGGCCTCGTGACGCTCGCAACGCCGCGCGATGCGCTTGCGATCAACGCAAGCGCGCTGACATCAGTGATGGTTCGCCCCGTGGACACCGCGATCGAGTTCGGCGAGCTGCTGGGAGACAGGCGCTACAATACGTGCATGATCGGGCCTGGCGCCGGCATTGGCGAGCGCACCTGCGATATGGTTCACACCGCGATCTCGGCGCAGCGCCATGTCGTGCTCGATGCGGATGCGCTGACGAGCTTCGCTGCAAATCCAGAGCGGCTGTTTGAATCGATCAAGTCCGAGCCCTTGGCCCAGGTCGTGCTGACGCCGCATGAGGGCGAGTTTCCACGCTTGTTCTCCGATCTCAGCAACAAGACACCAGGCCGCTCGAAGCTCGAGCGCGTGCGAGCCGCCGCCGAACGCTCCGGCGCCGTCGTGCTGCTGAAGGGCCCTGACACCACGATCGCGGCGCCCGACGGCCGCGCCACCATCGCCGCCAATGCGCCGCCCTGGCTCGCCACCGCCGGCGCCGGCGACGTGCTCTCGGGCATCATCGCAGGGCTCCTGGCGCAAGGTGTGCCGGCGTTCGAGGCCGCCTGCATCGGCGTCTGGATGCACGGCGAGGCAGCGAGCGAAGCCGGGCCGGGGCTGATCGCGGAAGATCTCACCGAAACGCTGCCGGCGGTGCACCGGCGCATCTATAACGCGCTTGGGATCGAGTATTGA